Proteins from one Bacteroidota bacterium genomic window:
- a CDS encoding glycosyltransferase has translation MGSVIERKNLLNVCKAFLLIPEADRIPVVVIGKGKAYEKQVKDFIRINNLEQWFVFLTNVLMQIYLQFIILQNALFILLIARDLEYLFLESMVCGVPVITSNISSMLGSGGRCCSLF, from the coding sequence GTGGGTTCGGTAATTGAAAGAAAAAATTTGTTGAATGTATGTAAGGCATTTTTGTTAATTCCGGAAGCAGATAGAATACCTGTTGTAGTAATTGGAAAAGGAAAAGCATATGAAAAGCAGGTAAAGGATTTTATAAGAATAAATAATCTTGAACAATGGTTTGTATTTCTTACCAATGTCCTAATGCAGATTTACCTCCAATTTATCATCTTGCAGAATGCACTATTTATCCTTCTTATTGCGAGGGATTTGGAATACCTGTTTTTGGAAAGTATGGTGTGTGGAGTGCCGGTAATCACAAGCAATATTTCATCAATGCTTGGAAGTGGCGGGCGATGCTGCAGTCTATTTTGA